From one Candidatus Hydrogenedentota bacterium genomic stretch:
- the ndk gene encoding nucleoside-diphosphate kinase, translated as MERTFVMVKPDGVGRGLVGECIRRFEQKGLKLVGLKMQVLTRELAGRHYAEHEGKPFFENLVAFITSGPTVQMVWEGRDAVAQVRKMNGATNCLNADMGTIRGDFGLSNQTNLIHASDGVETATREIALYFRPEELVDYTLPFEDWRR; from the coding sequence ATGGAGCGCACTTTTGTCATGGTCAAGCCCGACGGCGTCGGGCGCGGCCTTGTGGGCGAGTGCATCCGCCGTTTCGAGCAGAAGGGGTTGAAACTGGTCGGGCTGAAGATGCAGGTGCTGACGCGGGAGTTGGCGGGGCGGCATTACGCGGAGCATGAGGGCAAGCCGTTTTTCGAGAACCTGGTGGCCTTCATCACCTCCGGACCCACGGTCCAGATGGTGTGGGAGGGCCGCGACGCGGTCGCGCAGGTGCGCAAGATGAACGGCGCGACGAACTGCCTGAACGCGGACATGGGCACGATCCGGGGCGATTTTGGACTGAGCAACCAGACGAACCTAATCCACGCCTCGGACGGGGTGGAGACGGCGACGCGCGAGATAGCATTGTATTTCCGGCCGGAGGAACTGGTGGATTACACCCTTCCCTTCGAGGATTGGCGCCGCTAA